ATAATTTCgtttgttctaaaaaaaaaaaaaaactatttactattttaatttagttaatgtTAGCAATCAAATATTGTATAAATACGTAAGTTATTCATTGAAAGGAAACAAGCAATTCTGAAAGTAATTCAAAGTTTCTTtattatcttcttcattttctttcttaattagTTTCCTCTCATTTAATAGAAGTCCACTTCCAAAGAGAAGTCGAGACtccattctcctacaattagGAATTAATAAGTTCTGTCACCAAGAAGTTTTTGGATCATAATCACACTCCTAAGAGGTAGTAATATCTACTTTCTAGATATCCTCTAGATTCTTCTGGTTTAATACAATTTCCCTATCTTAAAGGTCTCATCCTCGATTGGTATAAATACACTCTTCTAGGGTTTATATCTAATAGCACAATTTCGCATTCTAATTCTTTTGCCCACTCTTAAGTCTTATACTGCTAACTTAACAGTCAGAGATCATTTTACCGGCACACCCCCTCCCCCCTGGGTCTTTGACTAACCCACGGTTGTGTTATGTTTCGTAGATAAACAGATTCGTGCATCTCCACGTTTCATGGCGGTGCGCGAATTAGTTCCAACAATAAATTACAAAGGATATCACTGCTTAGATGTTGCTTGCGGTAAGGTTTACATTTCTCGTCATGTTCAATTTAATGAAATAACATTTCCCTACAAATAACTCATGTCTCATTTTGAATCAGAGGCCCCGTCAATTCATCTAATATTTTTGGAGCCTTTGCCACTACTTGCAGTTCTACTTCAGCCTTCCACTGCATCAACCTTGCACCACGCTGAGGCCATTTGATTCAGCACCAACCCAAGCAACCAACGGCCTAGAACCATTTTTGTAACCATAACTAAAAGTCTGATAAATttgattgacaaaaaataaaatacgtaAACACCTCGAAATttccaaaagaagaaaagttcTTGCTTTAATCTAATTCATCCTCCTGATGAGCTCGTTAATACAGTCTTCACGGTTTCGAGCATCACCGTCTTCAACACAGtgatttctcttcttctttagACCACCGAGAGGCGCCTTGAGCTTAAATGGCCAAAGGATGTTGTTTGCCTCCTTGAAGTGAGGCCTAACATTCAAGATACCATGGATAAGATCATCCACACAGATAATTCCAAACTTGCCCAAAGCCTATGATTTCAAACAATGTCAGTGAAGGAATGCCAATGAATTTAAAGAAATTTGATCACGTTTTGAACTTTACTAATCATATACTCTCTGTACCTACTGTACAACTGAATTGTCAGTCAGTGCAGTTCTTAGCTTGTTAAGTTTCCCATAACCACTCTTGTAGATTAACTTTTTGACACTCTTCAAATTAGGGTACCTGAAGTTCATTAAAATTACTGAAAATTTAACTTTCCCCCTCCAAACTCATTTTTCCTAGCCTCTAGCCCATCATAAAATATTTATTCGAATAAAACCCAATGATTAGGATCCAACTAAGCAACTTACCAAATTATGTTTGTGTGt
This Pyrus communis chromosome 6, drPyrComm1.1, whole genome shotgun sequence DNA region includes the following protein-coding sequences:
- the LOC137736046 gene encoding large ribosomal subunit protein uL30x-like, encoding MGYPNLKSVKKLIYKSGYGKLNKLRTALTDNSVALGKFGIICVDDLIHGILNVRPHFKEANNILWPFKLKAPLGGLKKKRNHCVEDGDARNREDCINELIRRMN